In Bufo gargarizans isolate SCDJY-AF-19 chromosome 6, ASM1485885v1, whole genome shotgun sequence, a single genomic region encodes these proteins:
- the LOC122942514 gene encoding gastrula zinc finger protein XlCGF26.1-like yields the protein GDEQSTEDIPTDNRPDDCTRNLEKHLVSSDFEVDDRGITRDTFEEHANIKDISSSNHSNNASFDSFKQVRSSDSSQTVTKNTSHSRGAKHPTAYITEKTFSCSECGKCYTTNSSLVKHQRIHRGEKPFSCSECSKRFTQKSYLVVHQRVHTGEKPFSCSECGKCFNQKSALVTHQKSHREERPFSCSECGKCFKHKMALVTHKKTHREERPFSCSECGKCFKNKSSLVVHQRTHTGEKPFSCSECGKCFNNNSYLVVHQRTHTGENPFSCSECGKCFKKKWSLVVHQRNHTGEKPFLCLECGKCFKVPSSLVFHQRAHTGEKPFSCSECGKCFKELSALVFHQRDHTGEKPFLCSECGKCFKYKQALVTHQRIHTGEKPYTCSECGECFKQLSALVFHQRNHTGEKPFSCSECEKCFKQKSNLVTHQKTHREERPFSCSECGKCFKHKLALVTHQKTHREERPFSCSECGKCFKNKSSLVFHQRNHTGEKPFSCSECGKRFNKKSNLVAHQKTHREKPSPCLAL from the exons ggtgatgagcagagtacagaggacattcctacagataaccgcccag atgactgtaccaggaacTTAGAGAAACATCTGGTATCTTCGGATTTTGAAGTAGATGATCGTGGTATCACACGAGATACATTTGAAGAGCATGCCAATATCAAAGATATATCTTCATCCAATCACAGCAACAATGcatcatttgattcttttaaacaggtccgatcttctgattcatcacagactgtaaCAAAGAATACAAGTCACAGCAGAGGTGCTAAACATCCAACAGCTTATATAACAGAGAagacattttcatgttcagaatgtggaaaatgttataCTACTAATTCatctcttgttaaacatcagagaattcacagaggagagaagccattttcatgctcagaatgtagtaagcgttttactcagaaatcatatcttgttgtacatcagagagttcacaccggggaaaagccattttcatgttcagaatgtgggaaatgttttaaccagaaatcagCTCTTGTTACACATCAAAAAAGTCACAGAGAAgagaggccattttcatgttcagaatgtggaaaatgttttaagcaTAAAATGGCTCTTGTTACACATAAAAAAACTCACAGAGAAgagaggccattttcatgttccgaatgtgggaaatgttttaagaatAAATCgtctcttgttgtacatcagagaactcacacaggagagaagccattttcatgctcagaatgtgggaaatgttttaacaataattcatatcttgttgtacatcagagaactcacacaggagagaatccattttcatgctcagaatgtgggaaatgttttaagaagAAATGgtctcttgttgtacatcagagaaatcacacaggagagaagccatttttatgcttagaatgtgggaaatgttttaaggtGCCATCATCTCTTGTTTTCCATCAGAgagctcacacaggagagaagccattttcatgctcagaatgtgggaaatgttttaaggagCTATCAGCTCTTGTTTTCCATCAGAGagatcacacaggagagaagccatttttatgctcagaatgtgggaaatgttttaagtatAAACAAGCTCTTGTTacgcatcagagaattcacacaggagagaagccatatacaTGTTCAGAATGCGGTGAATGTTTTAAGCAGCTATCAGCTCTTGTTTtccatcagagaaatcacaccggggagaagccattttcatgctcagaatgtgaaaaatgttttaagcagaaatcaaatcttgttacacatcaaaaAACTCACAGAGAAgagaggccattttcatgttcagaatgtggaaaatgttttaagcaTAAATTGGCTCTTGTTACACATCAAAAAACTCACAGAGAAgagaggccattttcatgttccgaatgtgggaaatgttttaagaatAAATCGTCTCTTGTTTtccatcagagaaatcacaccggggagaagccattttcatgctcagaatgtggaaaacgTTTTAataagaaatcaaatcttgttgcaCATCAAAAAACTCACAGAGAGAAGCCATCTCCATGCTTAGCCCTTTAG